A window of Desulfuromonas soudanensis genomic DNA:
TGGGGGAGAACGTAAGGGAATGGTCGCGGTTCTGCGCCCGGGCCCCCTCGGGACAGAGGGCCATAAGTAGAAAAAAGGCGAAAAGGGCAACCCGAAACCGACGGTTTTTCATCATCAATCCTCCCTGACGGACAGAACACAACAAAGCAAACGGAAGCTATTCTAGCCCAACCGACCGGCAAATCAAAAGAAAATCTGATTTAATACCTGGCTTCGACCGGGACCGCGAGTCACCCGAACTCACAGCAATGAAAAAGGGAGGGGTATCAAGGTCGGGAATCGACCGCTCGGGACGCCAAGGCCCGTTCCCAGTCCCAGGCGGTACGGACGATATACTCGAGGTCGTCGTGGCGCGGCGTCCAGCCGAGGGCGGCGCTGATCCGGGAGCTGTCGGCGACCAGCGCCGGAGGATCCCCTTCGCGCCGCGCCCCCTCCACCACCGGGATATCGACCCCGGTGACCCGCCGCACCACCGCGATCACTTCCCGCACCGAGGACCCGTGGCCGTAGCCGCAATTGAAGACCGAGCTGTCGCCGCCGCCGAGGAGATGGCCGAGGGCGGCCAGATGGGCCGACGCCAGATCGTCGACGTGGATATAGTCGCGGATACAGGTGCCGTCGGGGGTCGGGTAGTCGGTGCCGAAAACTTCGAGGCGGGGATAGACCCCGGCGGCGGTCTTCAGGGCGCGGGTGATCAGATGGGTCGGATTCTTGTAATCCTGGCCGATGCGGCTTGAGGGATCGGCGCCGGCGACGTTGAAGTAGCGGAGCGCCACATAGCGAAAGGCCCCGTCCCCGCAGGCGAGATCGGCGAGGATCCGCTCGGTCATCGCCTTGCTCGCCCCGTAGGGGTTGATCGGCGAAAGCGGCGCGTCCTCCTTGACGGGAATGCTCTCGGGGATGCCGTACACCGCCGCCGTCGAGGAGAAGATGAGGGAGCCGACGCCGGCGCCGCGCAGCACTTCGAGGAGTCCCAGGGCGTTGGCGGTGTTGTTGCGATAATACTTGAGGGGGTCGCGGACACTCTCGCCGACTTCGATATGGGCGGCAAAATGGATCACCGCCTCCGGGGCGAAACCGACCACCGCCCGGGTCAGGGCCGTACGGTCGGAGAGATCGCCGACGACCAGCTCGCCGTGGAGAACCGCCCAACGGTTGCCGGTGGAGAGGTTGTCGTAGACCAGGATCTGGCAACCGGCCTCGCCCAGAGCCTTGACCACGTGGCTGCCGATGTACCCGGCGCCGCCGGTGACCAGAATCCTCTTTCCCTTCAACCTGTTCATCCCCACCTCCAGTAAAGTCATATGATTATCACTGTAAGAGTAACTGAAGACCAAACCTAACCCTGCCTCACGCGACGCCGCAACGACGCAACGCTTCAGGATCTTGGGCAGGCTCAGAGATTTTCGTCGCGTCGTCGCGCCGTCGCGTGAAACAATCCCTTGATGGGCCCTGGGATTAAATCAAAAAAAGCTTTCGATTTTGCCCTTCTCCGCGTTCTCCTGCCCTTCTCTGCGCTCTCCGCGTTGAAGCTTTTAACTTAGTTATCCAAAAAAGCCAGCAGCTCCGCCGTCTTTTCCCGCATCAAGGCTTCATCCCCCCGGGATTCGACGTTGAGGCGCAGCAGCGGCTCCGTGTTGGACATCCGCAGGTTGAAACGCCAGCGGGCAAACTCCATGCTCAGGCCGTCGGTGCGATCTACGGCCGGACCCTCCCCGGCGTAACGCTCCTCCACGGCCTTGAGGGCCGCCCCCGGATCAAGGAGGGTGCGGTTGATCTCGCCGCTGGCCGGAAAGAGACGCATGCGCGCTCCGACCAACTCCGAAAGCGTTTTTCCCGTCGCCGACATCAATTCCAGCACGAGAAGCCAGGGGATCATGCCGCTGTCGCAGTAGGCGAAGTCGCGAAAGTAGTGGTGGGCGCTCATCTCGCCGCCATAGACCGCATCCTCGGCGCGCATCCGCTCCTTGATAAAGGCGTGGCCGGTCTTGCTCATCACCGGAACGCCGCCGGCAGCCGTCACCACATCGACGGTGTTCCAGGTCAGGCGGGGATCGTGGATGATCCTGGCGCCGGGGTACCGGGCGAGAAAGGCTTCGGCCAGGAGGCCGACGATGTAGTACCCCTCGATGAAAACGCCCCGCTCGTCGAAGAAAAAGCAGCGATCGAAGTCGCCGTCCCAGGCGATGCCGACGTCGGCGCCGGTGGAGAGAATCGCCTCCGTGGTGGCGGCGCGGTTTTCCGGCAGGAGCGGATTGGGGATGCCGTTGGGGAAGGCGCCGTCCGGCTCATGGTGGAGTTCGATGAATTCAAAGGGGAGATGATTCTTCAGGCGGTCGATGACCGGCCCGGCGCAGCCGTTTCCGGCGTTGACCACCACCCTGAGATTTTTGAGCCGCTGCAAATCGACGTAACCGAGGAGGTGATCGATATACGCGTTCTTGCTCTCCAGGGGCCGGACCGTCCCCCTTTTTCTCCCCTGGGGAAAAGACCCCTTTTCGGCGCGGGCGCGGATGGCTTCGAGCCCCGTATCGCCGCTGATCGGCCGCGCCCCCTCCCGCACCAGTTTCATGCCGTTGTAGTCGAGGGGATTGTGGCTGGCAGTGACCATGATCCCGCCGTCGAGCTTCTCGTGAAAGGTGGCGAAATAGATCTCCTCGGTCCCGCAGAGGCCGATGTCGAAGACATCCGCTCCGCCGTCGCAGAGCCCGCGGGCAAGAGCGGCGCAGAGTTCCTGGCTCGACAGGCGGATATCCCGCCCGATGGCCACCCTCTCCGGCTTGAGACAGGCGGCGTAGGCCCGGCCGATCCGGTAGGCGATCTCCTCATTGAGCTCTTCGCCGAGGCGGCCGCGGATGTCGTAGGCTTTGAAACAGGTCAAATTCATTTGGAACCCTTCGACGGAGTTTTGAAATCGAAAACTTTCAACGCAGAGGTCGCAGAGAAAAGAAGGAGGACGCTGAGAACATCTGGTCTTAAGGTTAAAAAAAACGCTGCTGTTTCTGTTCCTGCCCTTCTCAGCGTTCTCTGGACCTTCTCGGCGCTCTCTGCGTTGAAGACCAAACCTATCCCTATCTCACGCGACGCCGCAACGACGCAACGCTTCAGGATCTAAAACTGGATCAGAGGTTTTCGTCGCGTCGTCGCGTCGTTGAGTGAAACAAGCCTTTGGTTCTGGCCCTGCCCTCCTCAGCGCTCTCAGGACCTTCTCCCCGTTGAAGTTTTTTCAGCTTCTCCCGTAACTGTCCTCAAATCGAACGATATCGTCCTCGCCGAGGTAGCTCCCCGACTGCACCTCGATGAGTTCCAGGGGGATTTTCCCCGGGTTTTCCAGGCGGTGCGCGACGCCGAGGGGGATGTAGGTCGACTGGTTTTCCGACAGGACAAGGACCTCGTCGCCGCGGGTGATCCTGGCCGTGCCGCGCACCACGACCCAGTGCTCGGCGCGGTGATGGTGCATCTGCAGCGAGAGGGTCGCGCCGGGATGAACGGTGATGTGCTTCACCTGGAAACGCTCGGCGGCGTCGATGCACTCGTAGGCCCCCCAGGGGCGGTTGACCCGGCGATGAAGGAGGGCCTCCGGACGCTTCTGCTTCTTGAGGGTTTCGACGATGGCCTTGACATCCTGAACGCAATCCTTGTGGGCGACGAGGACCGCGTCGGCGGTTTCGACCACCACGTGGTTGTCGAGACCGATGGCCGCCACCAGCCGGGTCTGGGCATAGAGATAGGAGTTGCGGACATCGCAGGTCAAAACGTCGCCGAAGGTGACGTTGCCGTCTTCGTCGGCGGCGCCGATCTCATACAGCGCCGACCAGGACCCGACGTCGCTCCACCCGGCGTCCAGGGGGATCACGGCGGCCGCGGCGGTCTTCTCCATCACGGCGTAATCGATGGA
This region includes:
- a CDS encoding phosphomannomutase/phosphoglucomutase, producing the protein MNLTCFKAYDIRGRLGEELNEEIAYRIGRAYAACLKPERVAIGRDIRLSSQELCAALARGLCDGGADVFDIGLCGTEEIYFATFHEKLDGGIMVTASHNPLDYNGMKLVREGARPISGDTGLEAIRARAEKGSFPQGRKRGTVRPLESKNAYIDHLLGYVDLQRLKNLRVVVNAGNGCAGPVIDRLKNHLPFEFIELHHEPDGAFPNGIPNPLLPENRAATTEAILSTGADVGIAWDGDFDRCFFFDERGVFIEGYYIVGLLAEAFLARYPGARIIHDPRLTWNTVDVVTAAGGVPVMSKTGHAFIKERMRAEDAVYGGEMSAHHYFRDFAYCDSGMIPWLLVLELMSATGKTLSELVGARMRLFPASGEINRTLLDPGAALKAVEERYAGEGPAVDRTDGLSMEFARWRFNLRMSNTEPLLRLNVESRGDEALMREKTAELLAFLDN
- the galE gene encoding UDP-glucose 4-epimerase GalE, which gives rise to MNRLKGKRILVTGGAGYIGSHVVKALGEAGCQILVYDNLSTGNRWAVLHGELVVGDLSDRTALTRAVVGFAPEAVIHFAAHIEVGESVRDPLKYYRNNTANALGLLEVLRGAGVGSLIFSSTAAVYGIPESIPVKEDAPLSPINPYGASKAMTERILADLACGDGAFRYVALRYFNVAGADPSSRIGQDYKNPTHLITRALKTAAGVYPRLEVFGTDYPTPDGTCIRDYIHVDDLASAHLAALGHLLGGGDSSVFNCGYGHGSSVREVIAVVRRVTGVDIPVVEGARREGDPPALVADSSRISAALGWTPRHDDLEYIVRTAWDWERALASRAVDSRP